The following proteins are co-located in the Lagenorhynchus albirostris chromosome 2, mLagAlb1.1, whole genome shotgun sequence genome:
- the SF3A3 gene encoding splicing factor 3A subunit 3 codes for METILEQQRRYHEEKERLMDVMAKEMLTKKSTLRDQINSDHRTRAMQDRYMEVSGNLRDLYDDKDGLRKEELNAISGPNEFAEFYNRLKQIKEFHRKHPNEV; via the exons ATGGAGACGATTCTGGAGCAGCAGCGGCGCTATCACGAGGAGAAGGAACGGCTCATGGACGTCATGGCTAAAGAGATGCTCACTAAGAAGTCCACG CTCCGGGACCAGATCAATTCTGACCACCGCACACGGGCCATGCAAGAT AGGTATATGGAAGTCAGTGGGAACCTGAGGGATTTGTATGATGATAAGGATGG GTTACGAAAGGAGGAGCTCAATGCCATTTCAGGACCCAATGAATTTGCTGAATTCTATAATAGACTCAAACAAATAAAGGAATTCCACCGGAAGCACCCAAATGAGGTATGA